The proteins below are encoded in one region of Polypterus senegalus isolate Bchr_013 chromosome 2, ASM1683550v1, whole genome shotgun sequence:
- the LOC120523508 gene encoding TLR adapter interacting with SLC15A4 on the lysosome, with translation MLCESFLWTIAYRNHFDNESLTTIKQEENERVREMTAICNMAGTVPDMQDKTILDRCKNLGNTISSVKIKKQSKSVQDIPPKLPKAQQSIRQTSPVVDIPVISHSNKEAYLVPSSCKSICKDYNDLHIAGDQVMPINLTLSELSTDNTFEYTDGPFLQSYEIPIPATETPRPSLDYIKKPLKGDSSCWRVNSIKDKSILQDSLPMSNSMLNNYLEQKIMELYKQYMMESMLNSNSPAKIMASELILSNVDQITLQISKDQNMETTKAKDMVISCLLRVASSQQSSELSTPQLQISSDKSITS, from the coding sequence ATGTTATGTGAGAGCTTTCTTTGGACTATTGCCTATAGAAATCACTTTGATAATGAAAGtttaacaacaataaaacaagaagaaaatgaaagagtGAGAGAAATGACTGCTATCTGTAACATGGCAGGCACAGTGCCAGATATGCAAGACAAGACCATTCTGGATAGATGTAAGAATTTGGGCAATACTATATCTTCTGTCAAGATTAAGAAACAAAGCAAATCAGTTCAAGACATTCCCCCCAAACTGCCTAAAGCTCAACAAAGCATCAGACAGACATCACCTGTTGTTGATATCCCAGTAATTTCTCACAGCAACAAAGAAGCATACTTGGTTCCCTCCTCTTGCAAAAGCATTTGCAAGGACTACAATGACTTGCATATTGCTGGTGACCAGGTTATGCCAATTAATTTGACTCTTTCTGAACTGTCAACTGACAATACCTTTGAATACACTGATGGTCCATTTCTTCAGTCTTATGAAATCCCAATTCCAGCAACAGAAACTCCCAGGCCTTCTCTTGATTACATAAAGAAACCCCTGAAAGGAGATTCTTCATGTTGGCGAGTGAACAGCATCAAGGATAAAAGCATTCTTCAAGATAGTCTTCCAATGTCCAATTCCATGCTGAACAATTACCTGGAGCAAAAAATAATGGAGTTGTACAAGCAGTATATGATGGAAAGTATGCTCAATAGCAACTCACCAGCCAAGATCATGGCTTCAGAACTGATCCTCAGTAACGTGGACCAGATAACTTTACAGATCTCAAAAGATCAGAACATGGAGACCACAAAAGCCAAAGATATGGTTATTAGCTGCTTGTTAAGGGTTGCAAGCAGCCAGCAGTCAAGTGAATTAAGCACTCCTCAGCTGCAGATTTCTAGTGATAAAAGTATAACTAGTTAA